A stretch of Phragmites australis chromosome 12, lpPhrAust1.1, whole genome shotgun sequence DNA encodes these proteins:
- the LOC133886556 gene encoding uncharacterized protein LOC133886556 has protein sequence MEEFKGELRKGPWSQQIREGIIEDFTRAAQACSIEDFNISIESIRNISSEAADWIIASKPEHWSDAIFRGCRYDHFSSNIVDAFNNWIPTKKEGSIVLMIDSLRMKIMEVIESRREACKVWPGHLTPTMEYKVEEEMLKAGKMTVLCSSDTVFEVRCNAIFVVNLANWECTCRRWQLSVLPCMHAVAVFNRTGRSFYDYCSKFFRIESYQLTYSGTIFLIPDMDTVDLSAGANLIPPPKPRTSDKPRRKRSNPNKITTLVRLCSRCKQTGHNKATCEALL, from the coding sequence ATGGAGGAATTCAAAGGAGAGCTAAGAAAGGGACCATGGTCACAACAAATCAGGGAGGGGATTATTGAGGATTTTACTCGTGCAGCCCAAGCATGCAGCATCGAGGATTTTAACATATCCATTGAGAGCATAAGGAATATATCCAGTGAAGCTGCTGACTGGATCATTGCAAGCAAGCCAGAGCATTGGTCGGATGCCATTTTCAGAGGCTGTCGGTATGATCATTTCTCCTCGAACATTGTTGATGCCTTCAATAACTGGATACCAACCAAGAAGGAGGGTTCGATTGTGCTGATGATAGACTCATTGAGAATGAAAATTATGGAGGTAATAGAATCAAGGCGTGAAGCTTGCAAGGTGTGGCCAGGGCATTTAACGCCTACCATGGAATACAAAGTGGAGGAAGAGATGTTGAAGGCCGGTAAGATGACTGTGCTGTGCTCCTCCGACACTGTGTTTGAAGTGCGGTGCAATGCAATTTTTGTCGTTAACCTTGCAAATTGGGAATGCACGTGCCGGAGGTGGCAACTTTCTGTCCTCCCTTGCATGCATGCTGTTGCTGTGTTTAACAGGACTGGGCGATCTttctatgactactgctcaaaGTTCTTTAGAATAGAAAGCTACCAGCTGACTTACTCAGGAACAATCTTCCTAATACCTGACATGGATACCGTTGATTTGAGTGCTGGGGCAAATTTAATTCCGCCTCCCAAGCCACGTACATCAGATAAACCAAGAAGGAAGCGGTCTAACCCCAACAAGATAACCACTCTTGTAAGACTCTGCAGCAGGTGCAAGCAAACAGGCCACAATAAGGCAACCTGTGAAGCTCTGTTGTAG